In Phaeodactylum tricornutum CCAP 1055/1 chromosome 21, whole genome shotgun sequence, the following proteins share a genomic window:
- the Pt-KIF6 gene encoding kinesin family-like protein (Kinesin-related motor protein, involved in microtubule-based motility), producing the protein YTLDRVYGPATTTHDLYQQSVRDRVHAAMDGFHAAVLAYGQTSTGKTHTMSGTSVQPGLIPLCIQECFAYLQAQNTPREYLLRVSYLEVYKEHIRDLLATSATAPPVRLFDSVDGLIIKGLREEVVTTPSQVFQVLQKGEARRQVGATHLNQHSSRSHVMVRLWIESRGMHEKNGSSGNAPTTPTRLSLVDLAGSESVRLTGSTERRQEGHYINKSLMTLGKVVYALSEGIHSHVPYRDSKLTRLLQPSLAGNAQVVLVCCISPLASHLEESHNTFKFANRAKKIPQKATIQETLDEKTLLQSYREEIEDLKQQLNEARQ; encoded by the exons TACACCTTGGACCGGGTCTACGGCCCCGCCACGACGACTCACGACTTGTACCAGCAATCGGTGCGGGATCGGGTACACGCCGCGATGGACGGGTTTCACGCCGCCGTCCTCGCCTACGGACAAACATCCACGGGGAAAACACACACCATGAGTGGAACGAGTGTCCAACCGGGGCTCATCCCACTCTGTATACAGGAATGCTTTGCGTATCTACAGGCTCAGAACACGCCGCGTGAATACCTGCTGCGCGTATCGTACTTGGAAGTGTACAAGGAACATATTCGGGATTTACTGGCCACGTCCGCTACCGCTCCTCCCGTGCGTCTGTTTGATAGTGTCGACGGACTCATTATCAAGGGTCTACGCGAAGAAGTCGTGACGACCCCGTCACAAGTTTTTCAAGTATTGCAAAAGGGTGAAGCACGACGTCAGGTCGGCGCCACTCATCTCAATCAACATTCCTCCCGATCCCACGTTATGGTCCGATTGTGGATAGAAAGCCGGGGGATGCATGAAAAAAACGGCAGTAGCGGCAACGCCCCGACAACGCCAACCCG TCTGTCGTTGGTGGATTTGGCCGGTTCCGAATCGGTCCGACTCACCGGCAGTACGGAACGGCGCCAGGAAGGTCACTACATCAACAAATCTCTCATGACCTTGGGCAAGGTCGTTTACGCTCTTTCCGAGGGCATTCATTCGCACGTCCCCTACCGCGATTCCAAACTGACCCGGCTGTTGCAGCCCTCACTAGCCGGCAACGCACAAGTCGTACTCGTGTGCTGTATTTCACCACTCGCCTCgcatttggaagaatccCACAACACGTTCAAATTCGCCAATCGAGCCAAAAAGATTCCGCAGAAAGCAACCATTCAAGAAACACTCGACGAAAAAACCTTGTTGCAATCGTACCGGGAAGAAATAGAAGATCTGAAGCAGCAGTTGAACGAAGCACGACAA